A single window of Malus sylvestris chromosome 5, drMalSylv7.2, whole genome shotgun sequence DNA harbors:
- the LOC126623289 gene encoding squalene monooxygenase SE1-like: protein MDYEYVLGGVLVSLLGSVFFMIINTTLSGEKKKVVEKVSRGINGDGYVRMPSQNGSFQPEIASCTDVVIVGAGVAGAALAYTLGKEGRRVHVIERDLSEPDRIVGELLQPGGYLKLIELGLADCANESIDAQKVFGYALYKNGNDTKLSYPLEDYTSDIAGRSFHNGRFIQKMRERVATLKNVTLEQGTVTTLIEEKGTVKGVMYKNRAGEEMRSYAPLTIVCDGCFSNLRRNLCTPKVDNPSCFVGLILENCDLPHANHGHVILGDPSPILFYPISSTEVRCLVDVPGTKVPSVANGEMAKYLKTVVAPQVPPQLLKSFLAAVKKGNIRTMQNKSMPATPVPTPGAILLGDAFNMRHPLTGGGMTVALSDIVLLRDLLRPLTDLSDASALCEYLESFYTLRKPVSSTINTLAGALYKVFCASPDPARQEMREACFDYLSLGGICSYGPISLLSGLNPRPIHLFLHFFAVAVYGIGRLMIPFPTPKRVWLGTRLILGASGIIFPIIKGEGVRQMFFPATIPAYYNAPPLQ from the exons ATGGATTACGAGTATGTTCTTGGTGGGGTGTTGGTCTCTCTGCTGGGGTCTGTTTTCTTCATGATCATCAACACCACTCTCAGCGGCGAGAAGAAGAAGGTGGTCGAGAAAGTTTCCCGCGGCATTAACGGAGATGGGTACGTGAGGATGCCGTCCCAGAACGGCAGTTTTCAACCGGAGATTGCCAGCTGCACGGATGTTGTCATTGTCGGTGCCGGAGTTGCCGGTGCTGCCCTTGCTTACACTCTTGGAAAG GAAGGACGCCGCGTACATGTGATTGAAAGAGACTTGAGTGAGCCAGACAGAATTGTTGGTGAGCTGTTGCAGCCTGGAGGCTATCTCAAATTAATTGAATTGGGTCTAGCGG ACTGTGCAAATGAGTCCATTGATGCTCAGAAAGTGTTTGGTTATGCTCTTTACAAAAATGGAAATGACACAAAACTGTCTTATCCCTTGGAAGACTATACTTCAGATATCGCCGGAAGAAGTTTCCATAACGGGCGTTTCATCCAAAAAATGCGCGAAAGGGTTGCAACTCTTAAAAA TGTGACACTAGAACAAGGAACTGTGACAACCCTAATTGAAGAAAAGGGCACCGTCAAGGGTGTGATGTACAAGAACAGGGCTGGAGAGGAGATGAGATCGTATGCTCCACTGACAATAGTATGCGATGGGTGCTTTTCAAATCTCCGCCGCAATCTCTGTACTCCAAAGGTTGACAATCCTTCTTGCTTCGTTGGTTTGATCTTGGAGAATTGTGACCTTCCTCATGCAAACCATGGACATGTGATTTTGGGAGACCCTTCACCCATCTTATTTTACCCTATCAGTAGTACTGAGGTTCGTTGTTTGGTAGATGTTCCCGGCACGAAAGTACCTTCAGTAGCTAACGGTGAAATGGCCAAGTACTTGAAAACTGTGGTGGCTCCTCAG GTTCCCCCCCAACTCTTGAAGTCTTTTCTAGCGGCGGTCAAGAAGGGAAATATCAGAACAATGCAAAATAAAAGCATGCCTGCTACTCCTGTTCCCACTCCTGGTGCAATTTTATTGGGTGATGCATTCAACATGAGACACCCTTTAACAGGAGGAGGAATGACTGTGGCTCTTTCAGACATTGTTCTTCTAAGGGATCTTCTTAGACCCCTAACTGATCTCAGTGACGCATCAGCTTTGTGTGAATATCTTGAATCATTCTACACATTGCGCAAG CCCGTTTCATCCACTATAAACACATTGGCCGGTGCCTTGTACAAGGTATTTTGTGCCTCACCTGACCCGGCAAGACAGGAAATGCGAGAAGCATGTTTCGACTATTTGAGCCTTGGAGGCATATGTTCATACGGACCTATATCGCTTCTCTCTGGGCTTAACCCTCGTCCGATCCATCTGTTTCTCCATTTCTTTGCTGTGGCTGTCTATGGAATCGGCCGCTTAATGATTCCGTTCCCTACGCCTAAACGTGTATGGCTCGGGACTAGGTTGATCTTG gGTGCATCAGGAATCATATTCCCCATTATTAAGGGTGAAGGAGTTAGACAAATGTTCTTTCCTGCAACAATCCCGGCATATTACAatgctcctcctcttcaatgA